A region of the Dehalococcoidales bacterium genome:
AGCACTATAATTTGTTCGTGAGGTTTTGTCAATTTTTTAAGGCGATGGTATTACCTGAGGGCGCCGGGCGGCCTGACCCGTATTTTCAGCTTCGTTTATGATGCGCCGCCGCCGCGGAAATAATATGCCCCCGGTCATTCTGCAGGGGTGAAACGACTCAAGAATCTCGGGGTGGAGTGAGTGGGTTTGGATTAATGGGTTATTCCCGGGAATGATGGTTAAAAAAGATGTCATCGTCTCCCTTGTTAAAGGGAGATGAGAGAAGGATTCAAAAAAGGGGTGGGGTGGCGCTTAAGCCCTTCCCCTGGATTATTTGTTAATCCTAATTCCCTTCCCCCTTACCCCTAATCTCTTCGCCCTTGTCCCTAGTCCTCCTGCCCTTTGCTCGGCTGTCGCTTGCCCCCCACCCATATCTGCTTGGGGTCCACCCGTTCCCTTAATATTTTTATCTCTTCATCCGTGGGCGGGGCCGTATCCTTGAGGTCTTTAGCCAGCTTGATGTCCCACCCCACCTCCGCCTTGACCTTCTCCAGCGTTACCCCCACCCCGCTGTGGACGGACTTCACCACCATCTCCCCGTTTTCAAAGGTATAGCAGGCCAGGTCGGTTATTACCATGGAAGGCCCCGTGCCTGCCGGCATCCCCGCCTTTTCCCGCTGCCCCGGTTTCCCGTCGAGGTAGCCCGGGCAGGTGTTAAAATCTACTTTCTCCGGGAAACGCCGCTTGCTCTGGCGCAGCACGGTGATGGTGCGCTGGCAGAAGCTGATAACGTCGTTGCCGCCCCCGCTCCCGGACCAGCGGTGCGTTGGATTGTAGTAATCCCCCACGCAGGTATCGTTGGCGTTGCCGTAGCGGTCTACCTG
Encoded here:
- a CDS encoding CoA-transferase, yielding MNEDNGNGKYSAADQMVVAGAHQIRPDDVIYVGLGLPFLSALLAKYTHAPNSTIVIENGILRTTGFDMPRATDTLGSQFMSDQLSGLFYINTLGQSGYITTGFIGAGQVDRYGNANDTCVGDYYNPTHRWSGSGGGNDVISFCQRTITVLRQSKRRFPEKVDFNTCPGYLDGKPGQREKAGMPAGTGPSMVITDLACYTFENGEMVVKSVHSGVGVTLEKVKAEVGWDIKLAKDLKDTAPPTDEEIKILRERVDPKQIWVGGKRQPSKGQED